From a single Pseudophryne corroboree isolate aPseCor3 chromosome 6, aPseCor3.hap2, whole genome shotgun sequence genomic region:
- the BCL2L10 gene encoding bcl-2-like protein 10, whose amino-acid sequence MSDQRLLEETIGLLEDYLRRRLCKETRPQQTPVAETLWRVSEELLNVNRAFYSESCEKVPGECDPRVILQRVAAHMSEEGGLNWGRVVVLIVFAGTLLQRRGDHKAGTPRELAAVLSQFLLGDHRDWFQENGGWDGFHKFCNKNRNGRVQENGTFSNALIAAAGFGIAGLVFLLAVR is encoded by the exons ATGTCTGATCAGCGGCTCCTGGAGGAGACCATCGGCCTGTTGGAGGATTACCTCCGGCGCCGCCTGTGCAAGGAAACCCGACCGCAGCAGACGCCCGTGGCGGAGACCCTGTGGAGAGTGTCGGAGGAGCTGCTGAATGTGAACCGCGCGTTCTACTCGGAGTCGTGCGAGAAGGTCCCGGGCGAGTGCGACCCGCGGGTGATCCTGCAGCGCGTGGCTGCCCACATGTCCGAGGAGGGAGGGCTGAACTGGGGGCGGGTGGTCGTGCTCATCGTCTTCGCTGGGACCTTGCTCCAGAGACGGGGAGACCACAAAGCGGGGACCCCACGGGAACTGGCCGCGGTGCTGAGCCAATTCCTGCTCGGGGATCACAGAGACTGGTTCCAGGAGAACGGAGGCTGG GATGGTTTCCACAAATTTTGCAACAAAAATAGGAATGGCCGGGTACAAGAGAATGGTACTTTTTCTAATGCCCTGATTGCAGCGGCTGGCTTTGGGATTGCTGGATTAGTCTTTCTCCTGGCAGTAAGATAA